One Urocitellus parryii isolate mUroPar1 chromosome 9, mUroPar1.hap1, whole genome shotgun sequence DNA segment encodes these proteins:
- the Spn gene encoding leukosialin: MPVALEMALLLLLFGGFWVQVVSQESVVNMTNATGQSSASSVTGTFEVTGTPSFKSDISAMPVTSDPKEANSAGSLVSHPPSSTTFTTSDETHPQTFTGAITGPPVPEPTTSQEVSTEKSSVLPQTSNATSDPSVTDSVKPSGNPTVTSENTTFDSLDTSNVTNKLPVVITTSSLETSKETSGPPVTIATSSLEPSNETSGLPVSKATISLEPSNETSGPPVTMTSSSLEPSNETRGLPVTMATISLEPSNETKGHSVTMTTSSLGTSTVTKGPPVTSIKTSASTTSQSSISMSTSSPQKSGSNGMLLVPVLVALLVVIVLLALLLLWRRRQKRRTGVLMLNTGGKRNGVVDAWAGPARVPDEEATTTPGGGAGGNKDSRVLETEASGQRPLLTTFFSRRKSRQGSLVLEELKSGSGSNTKGEEEPLVGSEDEAVEAPTSNGPEVGDGAARSSL; the protein is encoded by the coding sequence ATGCCTGTCGCTCTGGAAATGGCgctgcttctccttctctttggGGGCTTCTGGGTCCAGGTGGTGAGCCAAGAGTCTGTGGTGAACATGACGAATGCCACAGGACAATCCTCTGCTTCTTCAGTCACAGGTACCTTTGAAGTCACAGGTACCCCGAGCTTCAAATCAGATATCTCCGCCATGCCAGTAACAAGTGACCCTAAGGAGGCCAATAGCGCTGGAAGCCTGGTCTCACACCCACCCTCCTCAACTACCTTTACAACCAGTGACGAGACCCACCCTCAGACTTTCACTGGCGCCATCACTGGGCCCCCTGTACCTGAGCCAACAACATCCCAGGAAGTGTCCACTGAGAAGTCATCAGTACTCCCCCAAACCTCTAATGCAACTAGTGACCCTTCGGTCACTGATTCAGTGAAGCCTTCGGGAAACCCCACTGTGACAAGTGAAAACACGACATTTGACTCTCTGGACACCTCCAATGTGACTAATAAGCTCCCTGTCGTCATAACAACTAGTTCTCTGGAGACCTCCAAGGAAACCAGCGGACCCCCTGTCACCATAGCAACTAGCTCTCTGGAACCTTCCAATGAGACCAGTGGACTCCCTGTCTCCAAGGCAACTATCTCTCTGGAACCCTCCAATGAGACCAGTGGACCCCCTGTCACCATGACAAGCAGCTCTCTGGAACCCTCCAATGAGACCAGGGGACTCCCTGTCACCATGGCAACTATCTCTCTGGAACCTTCCAATGAAACCAAGGGACACTCTGTCACCATGACAACCAGCTCTCTGGGGACCTccactgtgaccaaaggaccccCAGTGACTAGCATAAAAACCTCTGCATCTACTACCTCCCAGTCCTCTATAAGCATGAGCACTAGCTCCCCGCAAAAATCAGGGTCGAATGGCATGCTGCTGGTACCTGTGCTTGTGGCCCTGCTGGTGGTCATagtcctcctggccctgctcctgctgtGGCGCCGGCGACAGAAGAGGAGAACCGGGGTCCTGATGCTGAACACAGGTGGAAAGCGCAATGGAGTGGTGGATGCCTGGGCTGGGCCAGCCAGGGTCCCTGATGAGGAGGCCACAACCACTccagggggaggggctgggggcaaCAAAGACTCTAGGGTCCTTGAGACGGAGGCGTCTGGCCAGCGGCCCTTGCTCACCACTTTCTTCAGCAGACGGAAGTCTCGCCAGGGCTCCTTGGTGCTGGAGGAACTAAAGTCTGGGTCAGGTTCCAACACAAAGGGGGAAGAGGAGCCACTGGTGGGCAGTGAGGATGAGGCGGTGGAAGCCCCCACTTCCAATGGGCCAGAAGTGGGGGATGGGGCTGCACGTTCAAGTTTGTAA